One genomic window of Prochlorococcus marinus str. NATL2A includes the following:
- a CDS encoding 7-carboxy-7-deazaguanine synthase QueE, with the protein MESSLPVVECFHSLQGEGEHAGRSAYFIRLASCKVGCPWCDTKDSWNSELHPQQSLIDLSTQTAKAQEEGAAFVVITGGEPLHHNLDDLCKEIRKSTLNLEKKSIPIHLETSGVDMLSGKPDWITLSPKRHSPPRLDNLLSCQELKVVIQNAEDLLFAKTMADSIKNNGKIKPQLFLQAGWENEEGQTLAIKFVKNNPDWRLSMQTHKWLGVL; encoded by the coding sequence ATGGAATCTTCTCTACCAGTAGTGGAATGTTTTCATTCTCTACAAGGAGAAGGAGAACATGCAGGTAGAAGCGCTTACTTCATCAGATTAGCTAGTTGTAAAGTTGGATGTCCTTGGTGTGATACAAAAGATTCGTGGAATTCAGAACTTCATCCACAACAAAGCTTGATAGATTTATCAACTCAAACAGCCAAAGCCCAAGAAGAAGGTGCAGCCTTTGTTGTAATCACGGGAGGTGAGCCACTACATCATAATTTAGATGATCTCTGTAAAGAAATTAGAAAATCTACACTCAATCTAGAGAAAAAATCTATTCCAATTCATCTCGAAACTAGTGGAGTAGATATGCTCAGTGGCAAGCCAGATTGGATAACATTATCTCCTAAACGGCATTCTCCTCCACGCCTTGATAATCTCTTATCTTGCCAAGAATTAAAAGTTGTTATCCAGAATGCTGAAGATTTACTTTTTGCTAAAACAATGGCTGATTCAATAAAAAATAATGGAAAAATTAAACCTCAATTATTTTTGCAAGCAGGATGGGAAAATGAAGAAGGACAAACACTTGCAATCAAGTTTGTCAAAAATAATCCGGA